One part of the Herpetosiphonaceae bacterium genome encodes these proteins:
- the aroE gene encoding shikimate dehydrogenase codes for MIASAGLIGDPVGHSVSPALHNAAFSYHGLPDRYVLWHTPAAELAQRVEALRQPGMRGANVTLPHKTAVLPLLDVIDPVAEAVGAVNTLVHGPDDRIYGSNTDVPGFLRALRVVDFQPAGRAVVVLGAGGAARAVIYGLLHAGIHALTIVNRTVERAETLLADGLATIDDDPHLLALAPDDPELGRVIGEADALINATSVGLDGRSLPIAEELITPDLLVVDLIYHHTPLLQAAAQRGAHTQNGVEMLVQQGALSFEAWTGLAAPVDVMRAAVLQALKERT; via the coding sequence ATGATCGCTTCTGCTGGTTTGATCGGCGATCCCGTCGGGCACAGCGTATCGCCTGCGCTCCACAACGCCGCATTTTCGTATCATGGCCTGCCCGATCGGTACGTGCTGTGGCACACACCAGCCGCAGAGCTGGCGCAGCGCGTGGAGGCGCTACGCCAGCCGGGCATGCGCGGCGCGAACGTCACGCTGCCGCATAAGACCGCCGTGCTGCCGCTGCTCGACGTGATCGATCCGGTCGCGGAGGCGGTAGGAGCAGTTAATACGCTGGTACACGGCCCCGACGATCGGATCTATGGCTCGAACACGGACGTGCCAGGCTTTCTGCGTGCGCTCCGGGTGGTAGACTTTCAGCCAGCCGGACGAGCCGTGGTGGTGCTGGGCGCGGGCGGCGCGGCGCGGGCAGTGATCTATGGGCTGCTGCACGCCGGTATCCACGCGCTGACGATTGTGAATCGCACCGTGGAGCGCGCGGAGACGCTGCTGGCGGATGGCCTGGCGACGATCGACGACGATCCGCATCTGCTGGCGCTGGCACCGGACGATCCCGAGCTGGGCCGGGTGATTGGCGAGGCAGACGCGCTGATCAACGCCACATCGGTTGGACTGGACGGTCGATCGCTACCGATCGCGGAGGAATTAATCACGCCAGATCTGCTGGTGGTGGATCTGATCTACCACCATACGCCGCTGTTGCAGGCGGCGGCTCAGCGCGGCGCGCACACACAGAACGGAGTTGAGATGCTGGTGCAGCAGGGCGCGCTGTCGTTCGAGGCATGGACCGGCTTAGCCGCGCCGGTGGACGTGATGCGCGCGGCTGTACTACAGGCATTAAAGGAACGAACGTGA
- a CDS encoding glycosyltransferase, producing MARVLILHASVGAGHKRAADALADAFARRSPGQVRVEDVLDYTNPLFREAYAHSYLRLTDKLPALWGYVYEQTDRDFFRLATEMRTLVDSIWAWGLRKLLREYAPRVVVCTHFLPVEVLALRKGRARLTQPLYCVVTDYAAHAFWAYRDVDRYFVATEETRQQLIERGVPAGAIQINGIPVDPRISAPKTSPETRQAHGYALDKPLITIFGGGLEPGRVRVIVEGLLQQGLNGTLLVVAGRSRSLLSELSDLESTPQTELHKLGFINYVDDLVVASDVVVTKAGGLTVSEVLARGRPMIIIDPIPGQEESNADYLAGVGAALSIRLPQHVPFAVMELLADPRRLAAMGDSARRVARPRAALEIVETILADIGERAI from the coding sequence ATGGCGCGTGTATTGATCCTTCATGCCTCAGTTGGTGCTGGACACAAGCGGGCGGCGGATGCCCTCGCCGATGCCTTTGCCCGTCGCTCGCCGGGCCAGGTGCGCGTTGAAGATGTGCTCGACTACACCAATCCGCTGTTTCGCGAGGCATACGCGCACTCGTATCTGCGCCTGACCGATAAGCTGCCCGCGCTGTGGGGCTACGTCTACGAGCAGACCGACCGCGATTTCTTCCGGCTGGCAACCGAGATGCGCACGCTGGTCGACTCGATCTGGGCCTGGGGTTTGCGCAAGCTCCTGCGCGAGTACGCGCCGCGCGTGGTTGTCTGTACGCATTTCCTGCCCGTCGAGGTGCTGGCGCTGCGCAAAGGCCGCGCGCGTCTGACACAGCCGCTCTACTGCGTCGTCACCGACTACGCCGCGCATGCCTTTTGGGCTTACCGCGATGTCGATCGCTATTTCGTCGCCACCGAGGAAACACGCCAGCAGTTGATCGAGCGCGGCGTTCCCGCAGGCGCGATCCAGATCAACGGCATTCCGGTCGATCCACGTATCAGCGCGCCGAAAACCAGCCCTGAGACACGGCAGGCGCACGGCTACGCGCTCGACAAGCCGCTGATTACGATCTTCGGCGGCGGCCTCGAGCCAGGCCGCGTTCGGGTGATCGTCGAGGGGCTGCTGCAACAGGGCCTCAACGGCACACTCCTGGTGGTCGCGGGCCGCAGCCGCTCGCTGCTCAGCGAGCTAAGCGACCTGGAGAGCACTCCGCAGACGGAGCTGCATAAGCTGGGCTTTATTAACTACGTCGATGATCTCGTGGTCGCCTCCGATGTGGTGGTGACGAAAGCGGGCGGTCTTACCGTCTCGGAGGTGCTGGCGCGCGGTCGGCCCATGATCATCATCGATCCGATCCCCGGCCAGGAGGAGAGCAACGCCGATTATCTGGCGGGCGTGGGAGCCGCGCTCAGCATCCGGCTGCCGCAGCACGTTCCATTCGCGGTCATGGAGCTGCTGGCCGATCCGCGGCGGCTGGCGGCGATGGGCGATAGCGCGCGTCGCGTCGCGCGCCCGCGTGCGGCTCTGGAAATCGTCGAGACGATCCTGGCAGACATCGGCGAGCGCGCGATCTAG
- a CDS encoding protein kinase: MVDQLPVGTVVAGQQGQYEVLSVVGRGGMGVVYRARRLADGSIWALKEQRPAEALKPEELIESRQLFTQEAQMVLRINHPNAVRALELFEWQGRQYLVMEFVNGETLEKRLREANAPAFEQDALRWTIQMARVLSYLHNQQPPIIYRDLKPANVILTPEGAIKFIDFGVARTHKHGKSKDTVAIGTFGYAPPEQYGKGQTDARSDIYTLGATLYHLLTNLPPRPLYTPKPGEIQAINPPVQSRTEQIVIRAMQQDREKRFASATEMEQAMQACLAQPLPDLGAQPAPVELDATQRTSAPVVPQRARAQPVAALGPTVRQPDPQPVTILPHGADSQARFCANCGRANKPSARFCAACGTPLPQAAPAPVISTPAVTPGVQPVRSTTPAPFSTAPTLPPARFVVTTPRGNWDFPLSALPCRIGRRDPSQNHYPELDLADYDRGHASRRHAVVERRGDQYVLTDVGSVNGTILNGMPLPPHRPHPLREDDHIKIGDVELRFEWI, encoded by the coding sequence GTGGTCGATCAACTGCCGGTCGGAACCGTCGTTGCGGGGCAGCAAGGGCAGTACGAAGTTCTCAGCGTCGTAGGGCGGGGCGGTATGGGCGTGGTATACCGCGCGCGGCGGCTGGCCGACGGCTCGATCTGGGCGCTGAAAGAGCAGCGTCCTGCGGAAGCGCTCAAGCCAGAGGAGCTGATCGAAAGCCGCCAGCTCTTTACCCAAGAAGCGCAGATGGTGCTGCGGATCAATCACCCGAATGCCGTGCGTGCCCTTGAGCTATTCGAGTGGCAGGGCCGACAATACCTGGTGATGGAGTTTGTCAACGGCGAGACACTTGAGAAACGGCTGCGTGAGGCGAATGCACCCGCGTTCGAGCAAGATGCGCTGCGCTGGACGATCCAGATGGCGCGTGTGCTGAGCTACTTGCACAATCAGCAGCCGCCGATCATCTACCGCGATCTCAAGCCGGCGAACGTTATTCTGACGCCCGAAGGCGCAATCAAATTTATCGACTTCGGCGTGGCGCGCACTCACAAACACGGCAAGTCGAAAGATACCGTGGCGATTGGGACGTTTGGCTACGCGCCGCCCGAACAGTACGGCAAAGGCCAGACCGACGCGCGCTCCGATATTTATACGTTGGGCGCGACGCTCTACCATCTGCTGACGAATCTGCCGCCGCGTCCGCTGTACACGCCCAAGCCTGGCGAGATCCAGGCGATCAATCCGCCGGTACAGTCGCGGACGGAGCAAATTGTGATCCGTGCTATGCAGCAGGATCGCGAGAAGCGCTTCGCCTCGGCCACGGAGATGGAGCAGGCAATGCAGGCATGTCTTGCTCAGCCGCTCCCCGACCTTGGCGCGCAGCCAGCACCGGTCGAGCTGGATGCCACGCAGCGGACCTCCGCGCCGGTCGTACCACAGCGCGCGCGGGCGCAGCCGGTCGCGGCGCTTGGCCCAACGGTGCGACAGCCCGATCCGCAGCCGGTGACGATCCTGCCGCATGGCGCGGACAGCCAGGCCCGTTTTTGCGCCAACTGCGGGCGCGCCAACAAGCCCAGCGCTCGTTTCTGCGCTGCGTGCGGCACGCCGCTGCCACAAGCCGCGCCCGCGCCCGTGATCAGCACGCCAGCGGTCACGCCAGGGGTGCAGCCGGTACGATCGACGACGCCGGCCCCATTCTCCACAGCGCCGACGCTGCCGCCCGCCCGGTTCGTCGTGACGACGCCGCGCGGTAATTGGGATTTTCCCCTGTCGGCGCTGCCCTGCCGGATTGGTCGGCGCGACCCGTCGCAGAATCACTACCCTGAGCTTGATCTGGCCGACTACGATCGAGGACATGCCTCGCGGCGGCACGCCGTGGTCGAGCGACGCGGCGATCAGTATGTGCTGACCGATGTGGGTAGCGTTAACGGCACGATCCTCAACGGCATGCCGCTGCCGCCGCATCGCCCGCACCCGCTGCGCGAGGACGATCATATCAAGATCGGCGATGTCGAGCTGCGCTTCGAGTGGATCTAG
- the mltG gene encoding endolytic transglycosylase MltG, protein MNRLFRALMFLVIIGGVLVGATSELIRNELSRTVDANSEEAVEFTIESGQAMSEIAANLKERDLIRQPLLFRLLVSQRDAADKLQAGTYQLSKSMTMAQIISALQTAPSTEEKQFTVIPGVRMEEVAEALAKDGIVPSAEEFLAVARDAAPFKETHSRLSSIPEGQGLEGYLFPDTYRIEATATISEVIEKMLTDGFDAKFEAFETQIIAEGPSGAPSVHEIVTMASIVQREAANDSEMPHLAYIFWNRLKPANAGEVNGRLQADPTLQYALGKEGDWWPKLDQLPIEEINNNPSPYNTRSVQGLPPGPIANPGETALRSAARPGELRPDGVEGKEDLYFVAKCGEKAHNFAANLEEFQKLEQEYLNCPSE, encoded by the coding sequence TTGAATCGATTATTCCGCGCATTAATGTTCCTGGTGATCATCGGCGGCGTGCTCGTCGGTGCGACCAGCGAGCTGATTAGAAATGAGCTTTCCCGCACCGTGGATGCCAACAGCGAAGAGGCGGTCGAGTTTACGATCGAGTCTGGGCAGGCGATGTCGGAGATTGCGGCCAACCTCAAGGAGCGGGACCTGATCCGCCAGCCGCTCCTGTTCCGGCTGCTCGTCTCGCAGCGGGACGCAGCCGACAAGCTTCAGGCTGGCACCTACCAGCTCAGCAAGAGCATGACGATGGCCCAGATCATCTCGGCGCTGCAAACCGCTCCATCCACCGAGGAGAAGCAGTTTACGGTCATCCCCGGCGTGCGGATGGAGGAGGTCGCGGAGGCACTGGCGAAGGATGGCATCGTGCCCAGCGCCGAGGAGTTCCTCGCGGTTGCCCGCGATGCCGCGCCCTTCAAAGAGACACACTCGCGGCTGTCATCGATCCCCGAAGGCCAGGGACTTGAGGGCTACCTCTTCCCCGATACCTACCGCATCGAAGCCACAGCGACGATCAGCGAGGTCATCGAAAAGATGCTGACCGATGGCTTCGATGCGAAGTTTGAGGCATTCGAGACGCAGATCATTGCCGAAGGGCCGTCCGGCGCTCCGAGCGTCCACGAGATCGTGACGATGGCCTCGATCGTGCAGCGCGAGGCCGCCAACGACAGCGAGATGCCGCATCTGGCGTATATCTTCTGGAACCGGCTCAAGCCCGCAAACGCGGGCGAGGTCAACGGTCGCTTGCAGGCCGATCCGACGCTGCAATATGCGCTCGGCAAAGAGGGCGACTGGTGGCCCAAGCTCGATCAACTGCCGATCGAAGAGATCAATAACAATCCCAGCCCGTACAACACACGCAGCGTGCAGGGTCTACCCCCAGGGCCGATCGCCAATCCCGGCGAAACGGCGCTGCGCTCGGCTGCGCGGCCCGGCGAACTACGACCGGACGGCGTGGAGGGCAAGGAAGATCTGTACTTTGTCGCCAAGTGTGGCGAGAAGGCGCATAACTTCGCGGCGAACCTGGAAGAGTTTCAGAAGCTAGAGCAAGAGTACCTCAACTGTCCCAGCGAGTAA
- a CDS encoding HIT family protein, whose product MDCIFCRIARGEIPSHKVYEDEATLAFLDINPATRGHTLVIPKQHAPDIFSLPDDALAAAARTMQTVARILQQGLQPDGINVLQNNGPAAGQVVFHYHMHMIPRWEGDYALRMWKPGTTDHAAFAALATQLRNAGGV is encoded by the coding sequence GTGGACTGTATTTTCTGCCGGATCGCCAGAGGCGAGATCCCATCGCATAAGGTCTATGAAGACGAGGCAACGCTGGCGTTTCTGGATATTAATCCGGCGACCCGTGGGCATACGCTGGTGATACCAAAGCAGCACGCCCCCGATATTTTTAGCCTGCCAGACGATGCGCTGGCCGCTGCCGCACGTACGATGCAAACTGTGGCGCGCATTCTGCAACAGGGTTTGCAGCCGGATGGGATCAACGTTTTGCAAAACAATGGTCCGGCGGCAGGACAGGTGGTGTTTCATTACCATATGCATATGATTCCGCGATGGGAGGGCGATTACGCGCTGCGGATGTGGAAGCCCGGCACCACCGATCACGCGGCATTTGCTGCGCTCGCCACGCAGCTACGCAATGCCGGAGGGGTTTAG
- a CDS encoding cellulose binding domain-containing protein — protein MQYRTADTIANDSQLKPWFKIVNTGVTTVPLSELKIRYWLTAESAKPQTYYCDWAQIGCASVTGQVVKLTTARANADHYLEIGFTGTPRSLAPGANSGEIQGRVAKSDWTAYDETNDYSFDVTKTTIADWDRVTLYRNGTLIWGTEP, from the coding sequence GTGCAGTATCGCACCGCCGATACGATCGCGAATGATAGCCAGCTCAAGCCCTGGTTCAAGATCGTCAATACCGGCGTGACGACCGTGCCCTTGAGCGAGCTAAAGATCCGCTACTGGCTCACCGCCGAGAGCGCCAAGCCGCAGACCTATTACTGCGATTGGGCACAGATCGGCTGCGCGAGCGTGACCGGGCAGGTTGTCAAGCTGACGACGGCCCGCGCCAACGCCGACCACTATCTCGAAATCGGCTTCACGGGCACTCCCCGCAGCCTGGCACCCGGCGCGAACAGCGGCGAGATCCAGGGCCGCGTCGCCAAGAGCGATTGGACCGCCTACGACGAAACCAACGATTATTCGTTTGATGTCACCAAGACCACAATCGCCGATTGGGATAGAGTGACGCTCTACCGCAACGGCACGCTGATCTGGGGCACCGAGCCGTAG
- the polX gene encoding DNA polymerase/3'-5' exonuclease PolX — translation MQFSNQQVALVFRDIADAMEVLGENRFKTQAYARAADMIEELPTSLYDHLAAGTLDDLPGVGPAISAKLTELLTTGTLQFRERLREEVPDGVLRIMRVPGVGPKTALRLYRELEITDLETLEAAARSGKLRTIKGFGPKLEARIIEGLAYQPSAPDRFLLGEMLPVAHELIGALHAAYPRLAEASHAGSLRRAAPTIGDFDLVAAAVDPQAVLNAFASLPQIAQVETAADQRIDARLHNGKSCSLFVVPPDSWGAALAMWTGSAAHRARLVALAAERGLTLSDGGLWRGDELLPTPSEAALYEALGLPWIPPELREGWGEIEAAQRGTLPRLVELHQIRADMHTHTEWSDGRGTVAEMAAAALARGYEYYVIADHSFYMGMVNGLDAERLRQQRAEIDAVNAEMQRQGINFTLLQGSEVDILPDGTLALPDDVLATLDWVVASLHVSLRQDRDTVTRRVLNAIHNPHVDCIGHPTGRLLLRRQGADLDLDAVLSAAAETGTVLEVDGAYPRLDLDAEHVKRAIEMGIPIAIDSDAHKPGELAGIEYGVLTARRGWASAEQIVNCWPWAEVVERFRR, via the coding sequence ATGCAGTTTTCAAATCAACAAGTCGCGCTCGTCTTCCGCGACATCGCCGACGCGATGGAAGTGCTTGGCGAGAATCGCTTCAAAACCCAGGCCTACGCTCGCGCCGCCGACATGATCGAGGAGCTGCCGACGAGCCTGTACGATCACCTCGCGGCGGGCACGCTCGACGACCTGCCCGGCGTCGGGCCTGCCATCTCCGCCAAGCTCACCGAGCTGCTGACGACCGGCACGCTGCAATTCCGCGAGCGGCTGCGCGAGGAGGTGCCCGATGGCGTGCTGCGTATCATGCGCGTACCCGGCGTCGGGCCGAAGACCGCGCTGCGGCTCTACCGCGAGCTTGAGATCACCGATCTGGAGACGCTCGAAGCTGCCGCGCGCAGCGGCAAGCTCCGCACGATCAAAGGCTTCGGGCCGAAGCTCGAAGCTCGCATCATCGAGGGCCTGGCCTACCAGCCCTCGGCTCCCGATCGCTTCTTGCTCGGCGAGATGCTGCCAGTCGCGCACGAGCTCATCGGCGCGCTGCACGCTGCCTATCCCCGGCTTGCCGAGGCCAGCCACGCTGGATCGCTGCGCCGCGCCGCGCCGACTATCGGCGACTTCGATCTGGTCGCGGCGGCTGTCGATCCCCAGGCCGTGCTCAACGCCTTCGCCTCACTGCCGCAGATCGCGCAGGTGGAGACGGCTGCCGATCAGCGCATCGACGCGCGGCTGCATAACGGCAAGTCCTGCTCGCTCTTCGTGGTGCCGCCCGATAGCTGGGGCGCGGCGCTGGCGATGTGGACCGGCAGCGCCGCGCATCGCGCCAGGCTGGTCGCGCTGGCCGCTGAGCGCGGGCTGACTCTCAGCGACGGCGGGCTGTGGCGCGGCGACGAGCTTCTGCCGACGCCATCCGAGGCGGCGCTGTACGAGGCGCTTGGGCTGCCCTGGATTCCGCCTGAGCTGCGCGAGGGCTGGGGCGAGATCGAGGCCGCGCAGCGCGGCACACTCCCACGGCTGGTCGAGCTACACCAGATCCGCGCCGATATGCATACCCACACCGAGTGGAGCGACGGTCGCGGCACGGTTGCCGAGATGGCAGCGGCTGCGCTGGCGCGCGGCTACGAGTACTATGTGATCGCCGATCACAGCTTTTACATGGGCATGGTCAACGGGCTGGACGCGGAGCGGCTCAGGCAGCAGCGGGCCGAGATCGATGCCGTCAACGCCGAGATGCAGCGCCAAGGCATCAACTTTACGCTGCTGCAAGGCTCCGAGGTCGATATTCTGCCCGACGGCACGCTGGCGCTGCCCGACGATGTGCTCGCCACGCTCGATTGGGTTGTGGCCTCGCTGCACGTCAGCCTGCGCCAGGATCGCGACACTGTGACAAGGCGCGTGCTTAACGCGATCCACAATCCGCACGTCGATTGTATCGGCCATCCAACCGGGCGGCTGCTGCTCCGGCGTCAGGGCGCGGATCTCGATCTGGATGCGGTGCTGTCGGCGGCGGCGGAGACTGGCACCGTGCTGGAAGTCGACGGCGCGTATCCACGGCTCGATCTGGATGCCGAGCACGTCAAGCGCGCGATCGAGATGGGCATTCCGATCGCGATCGACAGCGACGCGCACAAGCCCGGCGAGCTGGCCGGGATCGAATATGGCGTGCTCACGGCGCGCCGAGGGTGGGCCAGCGCCGAACAGATCGTCAACTGCTGGCCGTGGGCCGAGGTCGTCGAGCGCTTCAGACGATGA
- the glnA gene encoding type I glutamate--ammonia ligase, with protein sequence MSYTKEQILDLVKEQRVDFLNLQFTDIVGIIKNITIPVTQIEDALDHGVWFDGSSIEGFARIAESDMYLQLDLDTYALIPWESEADFKTARFICDVFTPNGDPFPGDPRRALKTVLAEAADMGFRFNTGPELEFFLFKPGPDGSLQPIPHDAAGYFDVSTDYATHIRRQMVKALQGFGIVVEASHHEVAIGQHEIDFQYGDALRTADNAVTFRTTLKAIAQKNGLYATFMPKPIAGINGSGMHVHQSLADVRSGKNMFYGEGKERGLSDVALSYIAGLLEHAPAMSAVLAPLVNSYKRLVPGYEAPVYISWGQTNRSALVRVPRITKGRTQATRIELRCPDPSANPYLAFAVMLKAGLDGIKRGLKPPTAAEEDLYHIDPRERALTTLPGSLGDALEELQRDEVIQQALGPHIYERFIEAKQQEWDEYRLYVSQWEIDRYLPIY encoded by the coding sequence ATGAGCTATACCAAAGAACAGATCCTCGACTTGGTGAAAGAGCAGCGGGTCGACTTTCTCAATCTGCAATTCACCGACATCGTCGGCATCATCAAGAACATCACTATTCCCGTCACACAGATCGAGGATGCGCTCGATCATGGCGTTTGGTTCGATGGCTCGTCGATCGAAGGCTTTGCGCGTATCGCTGAGAGCGATATGTATCTCCAGCTTGATCTGGATACCTACGCGCTGATCCCCTGGGAGAGCGAGGCCGATTTCAAAACTGCGCGCTTTATCTGCGATGTATTCACGCCCAACGGCGATCCGTTCCCCGGCGATCCTCGCCGCGCGCTCAAGACGGTGCTGGCCGAAGCCGCCGACATGGGCTTCCGCTTCAACACCGGCCCTGAGCTGGAATTCTTTCTGTTCAAGCCCGGCCCCGATGGCTCGCTCCAGCCGATCCCGCACGATGCCGCGGGCTACTTCGATGTTTCGACCGATTACGCCACGCATATTCGGCGGCAGATGGTCAAGGCGCTGCAAGGCTTTGGCATCGTCGTCGAGGCCAGCCACCACGAGGTCGCGATCGGCCAGCATGAGATCGACTTTCAGTACGGCGACGCGCTGCGCACCGCCGATAACGCTGTCACCTTCCGCACCACGCTCAAGGCAATCGCCCAGAAGAACGGCCTGTACGCCACGTTCATGCCCAAGCCGATCGCGGGCATCAACGGCTCCGGCATGCACGTTCACCAGAGCCTGGCCGATGTCCGCAGCGGCAAGAATATGTTCTACGGCGAGGGCAAAGAGCGCGGGCTGTCGGATGTTGCGCTGAGCTATATCGCTGGTCTGCTCGAACACGCCCCGGCGATGTCGGCAGTGCTCGCGCCGCTGGTCAACTCCTACAAGCGGCTGGTTCCCGGCTATGAAGCGCCGGTCTATATCAGCTGGGGCCAGACCAATCGCTCGGCGCTGGTGCGTGTGCCGCGCATCACCAAAGGCCGCACGCAGGCGACACGCATCGAGCTGCGCTGCCCGGATCCGTCGGCCAATCCGTATCTCGCCTTTGCCGTGATGCTGAAGGCCGGTCTGGACGGCATCAAGCGCGGCCTGAAGCCGCCGACGGCTGCCGAGGAGGATCTGTACCATATCGATCCGCGTGAGCGGGCGCTGACCACGCTGCCGGGATCGCTGGGCGATGCGCTGGAGGAGCTACAGCGCGATGAGGTGATCCAGCAGGCGCTCGGCCCGCACATCTACGAGCGCTTCATAGAGGCCAAGCAGCAGGAGTGGGACGAGTACCGGCTCTATGTCTCGCAGTGGGAGATCGATCGCTACCTGCCGATCTACTAA
- a CDS encoding protein kinase — protein MVAQTAPLIAGRYQRGTLLGSGGFGAVYLATDERLQRPVAIKVCSTRRLPPDEAAEAAQLFQSEALTLARLRHPGLTAIWDYFNQDNDWYLVMEYVPGETLRDLLRRVAGPLPQAEALDYARQLCTVLTYLHSQYPPVVFRDLKPGNVMVTPEGQLKLIDFGIARLFSPDKAADTAQFGTPGYAPPEQYGGQTEPRSDIYSLGILLHQMLTGHNPTSSPFMLPPARSLNPAIPQSLETLIARATAYEIDDRVPSAEEFCRALDVAIARPMSAMTAPVPRIAPTNTVPHATTGPITSKQLWSPSPRQLPSRPRAGGPARGIVLILLLMVLLGSLGAGAYLLQSQIATFARDLFATSAVSAPLSHEESGLIVFSVRSDDGAENLYRKYDKKVRPLTSFQPGISASLPSISPDGKQIAFTRTASGSDQQVWLVDADGGSLRALLPNSQFARAPEWSPDGSTIVLEVATPGNEMRQHDLALVDVETGAMRLLVADTTWEGGPTWSPDGKQIAYHALSSGTGCMRLFVITVDSGHMEQLTGLSDEACGQKGDGAFWADWSPNGRYLAFGHKLRNVERLALLDTATKAVEILDTGALPAGHPRWSVDGKHLLFHQAHDDVLSLARYDLETGKTTPVDTSHSDSHLADWR, from the coding sequence ATGGTGGCACAAACGGCTCCGCTCATTGCAGGACGATACCAGAGAGGCACGCTGCTCGGCAGCGGTGGCTTTGGTGCTGTGTACCTTGCGACGGACGAACGTTTGCAGCGGCCAGTTGCCATCAAAGTCTGCTCTACACGGCGGCTCCCCCCTGATGAGGCGGCTGAAGCAGCTCAGCTCTTTCAAAGCGAGGCGCTCACCCTGGCGCGCTTGCGGCATCCGGGTCTTACCGCTATCTGGGACTATTTTAACCAGGATAACGACTGGTATCTGGTCATGGAGTACGTGCCGGGTGAGACACTCCGCGATCTCCTGCGGCGGGTAGCAGGGCCGCTGCCACAGGCCGAGGCGCTCGACTACGCTCGGCAGCTCTGCACCGTGCTCACCTACCTCCACAGCCAGTATCCGCCGGTCGTCTTTCGTGACCTGAAGCCGGGTAACGTGATGGTCACGCCTGAGGGCCAGCTCAAGCTGATCGACTTTGGCATCGCGCGGCTCTTCTCGCCCGATAAAGCTGCCGATACCGCCCAGTTCGGCACGCCGGGCTACGCGCCGCCGGAGCAGTACGGCGGGCAGACCGAGCCGCGCTCCGACATCTACAGCCTGGGCATTCTGCTGCACCAGATGCTAACTGGACATAACCCAACGTCTTCGCCGTTTATGCTGCCGCCTGCACGCTCGCTCAATCCGGCCATTCCGCAATCGCTAGAAACGTTGATCGCGCGGGCGACAGCCTACGAGATCGACGACCGCGTGCCGAGCGCCGAGGAATTTTGCCGCGCGCTGGATGTCGCTATTGCCCGGCCAATGTCGGCGATGACGGCCCCGGTACCCCGGATCGCGCCGACAAACACTGTGCCCCACGCTACCACCGGCCCGATCACCAGCAAGCAGCTTTGGTCGCCCAGCCCGCGCCAACTGCCAAGCCGTCCACGAGCAGGCGGCCCTGCTCGCGGCATTGTGCTGATCTTACTGCTGATGGTCCTGCTGGGCTCGCTTGGCGCAGGCGCGTACCTGCTGCAATCGCAGATCGCCACCTTCGCGCGCGATCTCTTCGCGACGAGCGCCGTCTCCGCGCCGCTGAGCCACGAAGAATCAGGGCTGATCGTCTTCTCGGTGCGATCCGACGATGGAGCCGAGAATTTATACCGCAAGTATGATAAAAAGGTGCGCCCGCTGACGTCGTTTCAGCCCGGCATCAGCGCGAGCCTCCCGTCGATCTCGCCCGATGGCAAGCAGATCGCGTTTACCCGCACCGCCAGCGGCAGCGATCAGCAGGTCTGGCTGGTCGACGCAGATGGCGGCAGCCTGCGTGCGCTTCTGCCGAACAGCCAGTTCGCACGCGCTCCCGAATGGTCGCCGGATGGCAGCACGATCGTGCTTGAGGTGGCGACACCGGGCAACGAGATGCGGCAGCACGATCTGGCGCTCGTCGATGTCGAGACAGGCGCAATGCGGCTGCTCGTAGCCGACACAACCTGGGAGGGCGGGCCGACGTGGTCGCCGGACGGCAAGCAGATTGCGTATCATGCGCTGAGCAGCGGCACGGGCTGTATGCGGCTGTTCGTCATCACCGTCGATAGCGGGCACATGGAGCAGCTCACCGGCTTGAGCGACGAGGCATGCGGTCAGAAGGGTGATGGTGCCTTCTGGGCCGACTGGTCGCCCAATGGCCGGTATCTCGCGTTTGGTCACAAGCTCCGCAACGTAGAGCGACTGGCGCTGCTGGATACGGCAACCAAAGCGGTGGAGATCCTCGATACCGGCGCGCTGCCAGCAGGACATCCTCGCTGGTCGGTAGACGGCAAGCACCTGCTCTTCCATCAGGCGCACGACGACGTGTTATCGCTTGCGCGCTACGACCTGGAGACAGGCAAGACCACGCCGGTCGATACCTCGCACTCGGACTCGCACCTGGCCGACTGGCGCTGA